The Armatimonadota bacterium DNA window CGTCGGACCTATACCCCACTTCTCACGCATCCAGGTCTCGACTTGAAGATTAAGCGGCGCCCATTCACCCCAATGAACAAGGTCTGGCGAGTATGAGACAAATGTAATGGCGTTATTTCCACTCATCGGGCGTTCGAGCCGCGCATACCGACCGCCGATTTTCTCAGGAAAGAGGGCGCAATTTCGACTCCATGGCGAAGTTATAAAAGGCATCCGCTCAAAGGTTTTGAAATCAGTGGTACGGCACAAGCCAATGCGCACTGTTTCAGCCATCGTCTGTGCACAGTAAGCGATATAATAAGCACCTTCAAGATACGTTACTCGGGCGTCATAGCGATGCTTCTCCCACATAAAATCATTCTCGGTGCCAGGAATTTCAATTGGCGATGGATTGACCTGGAAATGTATGCCATCGTCGCTAACAGCAACGTGAAGGTCATTATCCCTGCGGCCGTCCTCGACACGTGGTATGAGAATATACTTGTCGCCAAACTTCACTGCTCCCGGATTGTAGATGGCATTAACATGGTAGGGCAAATCTTTATAGGTAAGTATAGGATTGCCTGGGTATCGCTTCAAAAGCTCTTCTTTCATCTCATTCTCCGCTCCTGCT harbors:
- a CDS encoding glycoside hydrolase family 130 protein; translation: MKEELLKRYPGNPILTYKDLPYHVNAIYNPGAVKFGDKYILIPRVEDGRRDNDLHVAVSDDGIHFQVNPSPIEIPGTENDFMWEKHRYDARVTYLEGAYYIAYCAQTMAETVRIGLCRTTDFKTFERMPFITSPWSRNCALFPEKIGGRYARLERPMSGNNAITFVSYSPDLVHWGEWAPLNLQVETWMREKWGIGPTPIKTERGWLLIIHGVWFACNFVYRLGAVLLDYEDPTVVIGQCPEFILTPREPYERCGEVPNVVFSNGAILEPNGELKVYYGAADTCICLATCQIDDLIEACLEGIRPTIIVSY